The Spirosoma oryzicola region GTCGCTGGCACCAAACGGCTGGATCAGCCATATCTGCAATGGAGCCGAAAAACGAATTTGCTGATCAACGTACTGAATATGAACAGGCCCCGAACGTTCTATTCTGAATGAGAAGATACCGCCTTTTGTCTTTTTACCGACCAATACGGGGTCAAGCTCCTTGTTGATCTTTTTTTCCAGTTCCGTCAACTGAAAGGTTATAGGGCCGGCCAGATACGAAATTTGAGACGGAATTGGCGGATCAAAGCCGTCGGCTTTCGGCGGCTCGGTTTCTACCTGCTGACACTGGCTTGTAAACAGCACCACTGCCAGCGCAATAGGCAACTGGATTCGTCGTAATAATTTCATCAATAGTGTAGTGGTCTATCGTCTGTTTCGCGGGAACGTACAGAACCGATTTTGGGCAACTTTACTAGCAATAACTTCACGGCTTTTGAGTTGTTTCCTTACCGGGTCATCGGGCGCTGACAACAGCCCGAGCAGACAAACTTTTGCTGGGGAAAAGCGCTTCGCTACCGGAACGGCGAACACATTCTGCCTGACGGATTTAATCGGTAACTTTGTGCAAACACGCTAGCCAATGGCAGAAGACATACCACAGGGTGACCCTACTCTCCTAAAAGAATTGATCCATTATCCAATGCCGTTTGGAAAATACAAGGGTAAGCTGATTCGCGAATTACCCATGTCTTACCTGGAATGGTTTGCGCAGACCGGGTTTCCGGCGGGTAAGCTGGGCATGTTGTTACAGACCATGTACGAAATCAGGCTGAACGGATTAGACTACTTACTACGGAATTTAGACCAATAACCCCTTTGCCGCTATACAGGCCAGCGGTCCGCGTTACTTGCCTACAGTTCGTCGATGCCCGTTGAGGGTCGCGTTCGAAAAATCGATAAAAATGAACAGATTGAGAACTCACTCAGCGCTTCAGTTCTTTTCCAGCTTTTTCAGCTCGTTCTGAATATACGCTTTTGAGAGCCAGTTCGTACCAATCATTACGCCTTCAATGTTGCGGGTTTGGCTAATGTCTTTTAACGGGTTACCATTGAGCAAAACCAGGTCGGACACATTGCCCGGTCT contains the following coding sequences:
- a CDS encoding DUF3820 family protein, producing MAEDIPQGDPTLLKELIHYPMPFGKYKGKLIRELPMSYLEWFAQTGFPAGKLGMLLQTMYEIRLNGLDYLLRNLDQ